The following are from one region of the Nicotiana tabacum cultivar K326 chromosome 3, ASM71507v2, whole genome shotgun sequence genome:
- the LOC142177606 gene encoding uncharacterized protein LOC142177606: protein MYFDGAVHRGRDGAGEVFITYQGEVLAYSFMLTQLCSNNVSEYQALILGLEMAVEIKRIQLQVFGDSQLVVDQLLGSYDVKKSELRPYHDYGKFTSKCEGPYVVQEAYSSGAYKLVDTDGMRIGHINGKLLKNYYP, encoded by the exons atgtactttgatggtgctgtaCATCGCGGAAGAGATGGAGCTGGTGAAGTATTTATCACTTATCAAGGTGAAGTTCTGGCCTACTCTTTTATGTTGACGCAACTCTGCTCTAACAACGTTTCTgagtatcaagcactaatacttgggcttgaaatggctgtcGAAATAAAGCGGAtacaattgcaagtctttggtgactctcagttAGTGGTCGATCAGCTTCTAGGTAGTTATGATGTAAAGAAGtctgaactacgcccatatcatgattacg ggaagttcacttcaaaatgtgAGGGGCCATATGTCGTgcaagaagcttattcaagtggggcttacaagctggttgatacAGATGGCATGAGAATTGGCCATATCAATGGCAAGCTTTTGAAGAattattatccttga